In one Ochotona princeps isolate mOchPri1 chromosome 16, mOchPri1.hap1, whole genome shotgun sequence genomic region, the following are encoded:
- the BAX gene encoding apoptosis regulator BAX isoform X1: protein MDGSGEQPRGGGPWLPGASSHLSPLGPTSSEQIMKTGALLLQGFIQDRAGQMGDQIPELALEHVAPDESTKRLSECLKRIGDELDSNVELQRMIAAVDTDSPREVFFRVAADMFADGHFNWGRIVALFYFATKLVLKALCTKVPELIRTIMGWTLDFLRERLLGWIQEQGGWDGLLSYFGTPTWQTLAILGAAVLTASLTIWKKMG from the exons ATGGACGGGTCCGGGGAGCAGCCCAGAGGCGGGG gaccctggcttcCAGGCGCCTCCTCCCATCTTTCTCCTCTAGGGCCCACCAGCTCTGAGCAGATCATGAAGACAGGTGCCCTCTTGCTTCAGGG TTTCATCCAGGACCGGGCGGGCCAAATGGGGGATCAGATCCCTGAGCTGGCCTTGGAGCACGTGGCCCCGGATGAGTCCACCAAGAGACTGAGCGAGTGTCTGAAACGCATCGGGGACGAACTGGACAGTAACGTGGAACTGCAGAG GATGATCGCGGCTGTGGACACGGACTCCCCCCGAGAGGTCTTTTTCCGAGTGGCAGCCGACATGTTTGCTGACGGCCACTTCAATTGGGGCCGGATTGTCGCCCTTTTTTACTTTGCTACCAAACTGGTGCTGAAG GCCTTGTGCACGAAGGTGCCTGAGCTCATCAGAACGATTATGGGCTGGACGTTGGACTTCCTCCGAGAGCGGCTGCTGGGCTGGATCCAGGAGCAGGGTGGCTGG GATGGCCTTCTCTCCTATTTCGGGACCCCGACGTGGCAGACGCTGGCCATCCTGGGGGCTGCGGTGCTCACCGCCTCACTCACCATCTGGAAGAAGATGGGCTGA
- the GYS1 gene encoding glycogen [starch] synthase, muscle — protein sequence MPLSRTLSMSSLPGLEEWEDEFDLENTVLFEVAWEVANKVGGIYTVLQTKAKVTGDEWGDNYYLVGPYTEQGVRTQVELLEPPTPALKRTLDSMNSKGCKVYFGRWLIEGGPLVVLLDVGASAWALERWKGELWDICNIGVPWYDREANDAVLFGFLTTWFLGEFLAQNEEKPHIVAHFHEWLAGIGLCLCRARRLPVATIFTTHATLLGRYLCAGAVDFYNNLENFNVDKEAGERQIYHRYCMERAAAHCAHVFTTVSQITAIEAQHLLKRKPDIVTPNGLNVKKFSAMHEFQNLHAQSKARIQEFVRGHFYGHLDFNLDKTLYFFIAGRYEFSNKGADIFLEALARLNYLLRVNGSEQTVVAFFIMPARTNNFNVETLKGQAVRKQLWDTANTVKEKFGRKLYESLLVGSLPDMNKMLDKEDFTMMKRAIFATQRQSFPPVCTHNMLDDSSDPILTTIRRIGLFNSSADRVKVIFHPEFLSSTSPLLPVDYEEFVRGCHLGVFPSYYEPWGYTPAECTVMGIPSISTNLSGFGCFMEEHIADPSAYGIYILDRRFRSLDDSCSQLTSFLYSFCQQSRRQRIIQRNRTERLSDLLDWKYLGRYYMSARHMALAKAFPDHFTYEPHEADATQGYRYPRPASVPPSPSLSRHSSPHQSEDEEEPRDGLPGEDGERYDEDEEAAKDRRNIRAPEWPRRASCTSSSGGSKRSNSADSSALSTPSEPLSPASSLGEERN from the exons TGGGTGGCATCTACACAGTGCTGCAGACGAAGGCCAAAGTGACAGGCGATGAGTGGGGTGACAACTACTACCTGGTGGGCCCTTACACGGAGCAGGGCGTGCGGACCcaggtggagctgctggagccCCCGACCCCGGCTCTCAAGAGGACATTGGACTCCATGAACAGCAAGGGCTGCAAG gtgtaTTTCGGGCGCTGGCTGATAGAGGGGGGCCCTCTGGTGGTGCTCCTAGACGTGGGGGCCTCCGCCTGGGCTCTAGAGCGCTGGAAGGGGGAGCTGTGGGACATCTGCAACATCGGGGTGCCCTGGTACGACCGCGAGGCCAACGACGCCGTCCTCTTCGGCTTCCTCACCACgtggttcctgggggag TTCCTGGCCCAGAATGAAGAGAAGCCACACATAGTGGCGCACTTCCATGAGTGGTTGGCAGGCATCGGGCTGTGCCTGTGCCGCGCCCGGCGGCTGCCTGTAGCCACCATCTTCACCACTCATGCCACCCTGCTGGGGCGTTACCTGTGTGCCGGTGCCGTGGACTTCTACAACAACCTGGAGAAT TTTAACGTGGACAAGGAAGCCGGGGAGAGACAGATATATCACCGTTACTGCATGGAGCGGGCCGCGGCCCACTGCGCACATGTCTTTACAACGGTGTCCCAGATCACCGCCATCGAGGCCCAGCACCTCCTGAAGAGGAAGCCAG ATATTGTGACCCCCAATGGCCTGAACGTGAAGAAGTTCTCGGCCATGCACGAGTTCCAGAACCTTCACGCCCAGAGCAAGGCTCGGATCCAGGAGTTTGTGCGTGGTCATTTCTATGG TCACCTGGACTTCAACTTGGACAAGACCTTGTACTTCTTCATTGCCGGCCGCTATGAGTTCTCCAATAAGGGGGCCGACATCTTCCTGGAGGCCCTGGCCCGGCTCAACTATCTGCTCCGC GTGAACGGCAGTGAACAGACCGTGGTGGCCTTCTTCATCATGCCGGCTCGGACCAACAACTTCAATGTGGAGACACTGAAGGGCCAGGCCGTGCGCAAGCAGCTTTG GGACACGGCCAACACCGTGAAGGAGAAGTTTGGAAGGAAGCTCTATGAATCTTTGCTGGT GGGCAGCCTTCCCGACATGAACAAGATGCTAGACAAGGAAGACTTCACCATGATGAAGAGGGCCATCTTTGCCACACAG CGGCAGTCCTTTCCCCCAGTGTGCACCCACAACATGCTGGATGACTCCTCGGACCCCATTCTCACCACCATCCGCCGCATCGGCCTCTTCAACAGCAGTGCTGACAGGGTCAAG GTGATTTTCCATCCGGAGTTCCTCTCCTCCACAAGCCCGCTGCTCCCTGTGGACTATGAGGAGTTTGTCCGCGGCTGTCACCTTGGGGTCTTCCCTTCCTACTATGAGCCTTGGGGGTACACACCAG CGGAGTGCACCGTGATGGGTATCCCCAGCATCTCCACCAACCTCTCCGGCTTCGGCTGCTTCATGGAGGAGCACATCGCAGACCCTTCTGCCTACG GCATCTACATCCTGGACCGGCGCTTCCGCAGCCTGGATGACTCTTGCTCGCAGCTCACCTCCTTCCTCTACAGCTTCTGCCAGCAGAGCCGGCGGCAGCGCATCATTCAGCGCAACCGCACTGAGCGCCTCTCTGACCTGCTGGACTGGAAGTACTTAGGCCGG TACTACATGTCTGCTCGCCACATGGCCCTGGCCAAGGCCTTTCCAGACCACTTCACCTACGAGCCCCACGAGGCGGATGCG ACCCAGGGCTACCGTTACCCACGGCCGGCCTCAGTGCCTCCGTCACCCTCCCTGTCCCGCCATTCAAGCCCACACCAGAGCGAGGATGAGGAGGAGCCTCGGGATGGGCTCCCTGGGGAAGACGGGGAGCGCTATGATGAGGACGAAGAGGCTGCCAAGGACCGTCGCAACATCCGCGCCCCAGAGTGGCCGCGCCGAGCCTCCTGCACGTCGTCCAGTGGTGGCAGCAAGCGCAGCAACTCGGCGGACAGCAGTGCTCTTAGCACTCCCAGCGAGCCCCTGAGCCCTGCCAGCTCGCTGGGCGAGGAGCGCAACTGA
- the BAX gene encoding apoptosis regulator BAX isoform X4, with amino-acid sequence MGDQIPELALEHVAPDESTKRLSECLKRIGDELDSNVELQRMIAAVDTDSPREVFFRVAADMFADGHFNWGRIVALFYFATKLVLKALCTKVPELIRTIMGWTLDFLRERLLGWIQEQGGWDGLLSYFGTPTWQTLAILGAAVLTASLTIWKKMG; translated from the exons ATGGGGGATCAGATCCCTGAGCTGGCCTTGGAGCACGTGGCCCCGGATGAGTCCACCAAGAGACTGAGCGAGTGTCTGAAACGCATCGGGGACGAACTGGACAGTAACGTGGAACTGCAGAG GATGATCGCGGCTGTGGACACGGACTCCCCCCGAGAGGTCTTTTTCCGAGTGGCAGCCGACATGTTTGCTGACGGCCACTTCAATTGGGGCCGGATTGTCGCCCTTTTTTACTTTGCTACCAAACTGGTGCTGAAG GCCTTGTGCACGAAGGTGCCTGAGCTCATCAGAACGATTATGGGCTGGACGTTGGACTTCCTCCGAGAGCGGCTGCTGGGCTGGATCCAGGAGCAGGGTGGCTGG GATGGCCTTCTCTCCTATTTCGGGACCCCGACGTGGCAGACGCTGGCCATCCTGGGGGCTGCGGTGCTCACCGCCTCACTCACCATCTGGAAGAAGATGGGCTGA
- the FTL gene encoding ferritin light chain: MTSQIRQNYSTEVEAAVNRLVNLHLQASYTYLSLGYYFDRDDVALEGVGHFFRELADEKREGAERLLKMQNQRGGRALFQDVQKPPQDEWGKTQDALEAALGLEKNLNQALLELHALGSAHTDPHLCDFLENHFLDEEVKLLKKMGDHLTNIRRVAAPQGAQAGLGEYLFERLTLKHD, from the exons ATGACCTCCCAGATTCGTCAGAATTATTCCACCGAGGTGGAGGCTGCCGTCAACCGCCTGGTCAATCTGCACCTGCAGGCCTCCTACACCTACCTCTCTCTG GGCTACTATTTCGACCGCGATGATGTGGCTCTGGAGGGCGTGGGCCACTTCTTCCGCGAGCTGGCAGATGAAAAGCGTGAGGGCGCCGAGCGTCTTTTGAAGATGCAAAACCAACGTGGCGGCCGCGCCCTGTTCCAGGATGTGCAG AAGCCTCCCCAGGATGAGTGGGGCAAAACCCAGGATGCTTTGGAAGCCGCCTTGGGTCTGGAGAAGAACCTGAACCAGGCCCTTCTGGAACTACACGCCTTGGGTTCTGCCCACACAGACCCTCAT CTCTGTGACTTCCTGGAGAACCACTTCCTTGACGAGGAGGTCAAACTCCTCAAGAAGATGGGTGACCACCTGACCAACATCCGCAGAGTGGCCGCCCCCCAGGgagcccaggctggcctgggcgAGTACCTCTTCGAAAGGCTCACTCTGAAGCACGACTAG
- the BAX gene encoding apoptosis regulator BAX isoform X2, which translates to MDGSGEQPRGGGPTSSEQIMKTGALLLQGFIQDRAGQMGDQIPELALEHVAPDESTKRLSECLKRIGDELDSNVELQRMIAAVDTDSPREVFFRVAADMFADGHFNWGRIVALFYFATKLVLKALCTKVPELIRTIMGWTLDFLRERLLGWIQEQGGWDGLLSYFGTPTWQTLAILGAAVLTASLTIWKKMG; encoded by the exons ATGGACGGGTCCGGGGAGCAGCCCAGAGGCGGGG GGCCCACCAGCTCTGAGCAGATCATGAAGACAGGTGCCCTCTTGCTTCAGGG TTTCATCCAGGACCGGGCGGGCCAAATGGGGGATCAGATCCCTGAGCTGGCCTTGGAGCACGTGGCCCCGGATGAGTCCACCAAGAGACTGAGCGAGTGTCTGAAACGCATCGGGGACGAACTGGACAGTAACGTGGAACTGCAGAG GATGATCGCGGCTGTGGACACGGACTCCCCCCGAGAGGTCTTTTTCCGAGTGGCAGCCGACATGTTTGCTGACGGCCACTTCAATTGGGGCCGGATTGTCGCCCTTTTTTACTTTGCTACCAAACTGGTGCTGAAG GCCTTGTGCACGAAGGTGCCTGAGCTCATCAGAACGATTATGGGCTGGACGTTGGACTTCCTCCGAGAGCGGCTGCTGGGCTGGATCCAGGAGCAGGGTGGCTGG GATGGCCTTCTCTCCTATTTCGGGACCCCGACGTGGCAGACGCTGGCCATCCTGGGGGCTGCGGTGCTCACCGCCTCACTCACCATCTGGAAGAAGATGGGCTGA
- the BAX gene encoding apoptosis regulator BAX isoform X3: protein MKTGALLLQGFIQDRAGQMGDQIPELALEHVAPDESTKRLSECLKRIGDELDSNVELQRMIAAVDTDSPREVFFRVAADMFADGHFNWGRIVALFYFATKLVLKALCTKVPELIRTIMGWTLDFLRERLLGWIQEQGGWDGLLSYFGTPTWQTLAILGAAVLTASLTIWKKMG, encoded by the exons ATGAAGACAGGTGCCCTCTTGCTTCAGGG TTTCATCCAGGACCGGGCGGGCCAAATGGGGGATCAGATCCCTGAGCTGGCCTTGGAGCACGTGGCCCCGGATGAGTCCACCAAGAGACTGAGCGAGTGTCTGAAACGCATCGGGGACGAACTGGACAGTAACGTGGAACTGCAGAG GATGATCGCGGCTGTGGACACGGACTCCCCCCGAGAGGTCTTTTTCCGAGTGGCAGCCGACATGTTTGCTGACGGCCACTTCAATTGGGGCCGGATTGTCGCCCTTTTTTACTTTGCTACCAAACTGGTGCTGAAG GCCTTGTGCACGAAGGTGCCTGAGCTCATCAGAACGATTATGGGCTGGACGTTGGACTTCCTCCGAGAGCGGCTGCTGGGCTGGATCCAGGAGCAGGGTGGCTGG GATGGCCTTCTCTCCTATTTCGGGACCCCGACGTGGCAGACGCTGGCCATCCTGGGGGCTGCGGTGCTCACCGCCTCACTCACCATCTGGAAGAAGATGGGCTGA
- the DHDH gene encoding trans-1,2-dihydrobenzene-1,2-diol dehydrogenase: MALRWGIVSAGLIAADFATVLQALPRSEHQVVAVAARDLSRAKEFAQAHDIPKAYGSYEELARDPDVEVAYVGTQHPQHKPVVLLLLAAGKAVLCEKPLGVNAAEVREMVAEARSRGLFLMEAIWTRFFPAVEALRSVLAQGDLGDLRVARAEFGLNFTHVPRAIDWAQAGGAVLDLGIYCVQFLSMVFRGQKPEKILVVGRRYETGVDDTVTAILEYPGGVHGSFTCSISSQLSNTLSVNGTKGKAQLLEPCWCPTELVVNQERKEFPLPQAQNKKFNYTNGAGMTYEAKHVRECLRKGLKESPVVPLAESQLLADILEEVRKAVGVTLPQDKR, translated from the exons ATGGCGCTGCGTTGGGGCATCGTGTCCGCCGGCCTCATCGCCGCCGACTTCGCCACCGTGCTGCAGGCGCTGCCCCGCTCCGAGCACCAG GTGGTGGCCGTGGCAGCCCGAGACCTGAGCCGAGCGAAGGAGTTTGCTCAGGCCCATGACATCCCGAAAGCCTATGGTTCCTACGAAGAGCTGGCCCGGGACCCCGACGTGG AGGTGGCCTATGTGGGcacccagcacccccagcacaaGCCTGTGGTGCTGTTGCTCCTGGCGGCGGGCAAGGCCGTGCTGTGCGAGAAGCCCCTGGGCGTGAACGCTGCGGAGGTCCGGGAGATGGTGGCCGAGGCCCGGTCCCGAGGCCTCTTCCTCATGGAG GCCATCTGGACTCGATTCTTTCCTGCTGTTGAGGCCCTGAGGTCCGTGTTGGCCCAGGGGGATCTGGGGGATCTTCGGGTGGCCCGGGCTGAGTTTGGGTTAAACTTCACCCATGTGCCACGGGCCATAGACTGGGCGCAGGCTGGAGGCGCTGTGCTGGACTTGGGCATCTATTGCGTCCAGTTCCTCTCCATGGTCTTCCGGGGGCAGAAGCCAGAGAAGATCCTAGTAGTGGGGAGACGCTATGAGACAG GTGTGGACGACACGGTGACGGCAATTCTTGAGTACCCGGGAGGGGTGCACGGCAGCTTCACTTGCAGCATCAGCTCCCAACTCTCCAACACGCTCTCCGTGAATGGCACCAAAGGCAAGGCCCAG CTCCTGGAACCCTGCTGGTGCCCAACAGAGCTGGTGGTGAACCAGGAACGGAAAGAGTTCCCGCTGCCCCAGGCACAGAACAAGAAATTCAATTATACAAATGGAGCAGGCATGACATATGAGGCCAAGCATGTCCGGGAGTGCCTACGCAAAG GTCTGAAGGAAAGTCCTGTGGTTCCTCTGGCGGAGAGTCAGCTGCTGGCTGACatcctggaggaggtgaggaaGGCCGTGGGCGTGACCCTCCCGCAGGACAAACGCTGA